From a single Staphylococcus epidermidis genomic region:
- the ldmS gene encoding L-aspartate--L-methionine ligase LdmS, translating to MNNKVNGPFLTLSDLYNDDIVYTSRPSYVSNPWLKPDEHQSNFLTGRELLIANRFPVIVHEASVTNKLEQLFNIVGREIPPHTYKFKDQETYESLIRNLALHQGKKIYFQYIHNEDILPKEYYALDKDVFVALNNKARIPEWTNNKYLPQREIVSIKDFESRIQAWSYPFVIKPGDDLPTAGGYGVMICYNDTDLDKAITRINNASAETEHLIIEQKINAVNNYCVQFAYSDDIGIKYLGTAQQLTNDYGFYNGNENVNDVPQNVIDAGREIMEIGVSKGFFGVAGFDLLVDDNNDVYAIDLNFRQNGSTSMLLLAKDLTHGYHKFYSYFSNGDNTKFYNAILKYVELGVLYPLSYYDGDWYGKNQVNSRFGCIWHGENKELINQYEQQFILEAGL from the coding sequence ATGAATAATAAAGTAAATGGTCCGTTTCTCACACTTAGTGATTTGTATAATGATGACATTGTTTACACATCTCGACCTTCATATGTGTCGAACCCATGGTTGAAACCAGATGAACACCAATCAAATTTCTTAACTGGAAGAGAATTACTTATAGCTAATCGTTTTCCTGTCATTGTTCATGAGGCAAGTGTTACAAACAAATTAGAACAACTTTTTAATATAGTGGGTAGGGAAATTCCACCACATACTTATAAATTTAAAGATCAAGAAACATATGAAAGCTTGATAAGGAATTTAGCTCTTCATCAAGGTAAAAAAATCTACTTTCAATATATTCATAATGAAGATATTTTACCTAAAGAATATTATGCACTTGATAAAGATGTTTTTGTTGCTCTTAATAATAAAGCACGAATTCCAGAATGGACTAATAACAAATATCTACCACAAAGAGAAATTGTCTCAATTAAAGATTTTGAATCTCGTATTCAAGCATGGTCGTATCCATTTGTCATAAAACCAGGCGATGATTTACCTACAGCAGGAGGATATGGTGTTATGATTTGTTATAATGATACAGATTTAGATAAAGCTATCACACGCATCAACAATGCATCAGCAGAGACTGAACATTTAATCATTGAGCAAAAAATTAATGCAGTGAATAACTATTGTGTACAATTTGCTTATTCAGATGATATTGGTATCAAATACTTAGGAACAGCGCAACAGTTAACTAATGACTATGGATTTTACAACGGAAATGAAAATGTTAATGATGTGCCTCAGAATGTAATAGACGCTGGTAGAGAGATTATGGAAATAGGCGTAAGCAAAGGTTTTTTTGGTGTAGCAGGTTTTGACTTACTAGTAGATGATAATAATGATGTTTATGCGATTGATTTAAACTTTAGGCAAAACGGATCAACGAGTATGCTACTTTTAGCAAAAGATTTAACTCATGGATATCATAAATTTTACAGTTACTTTTCTAATGGAGATAATACAAAATTCTATAATGCTATTTTAAAATACGTAGAATTAGGTGTACTTTATCCACTTTCCTATTACGATGGAGATTGGTATGGAAAGAATCAAGTTAATTCTAGATTTGGCTGCATTTGGCATGGGGAAAATAAAGAATTAATTAATCAATATGAACAACAATTTATATTGGAAGCTGGATTATAA
- a CDS encoding pyrimidine-nucleoside phosphorylase, translating to MRMIDIIEKKRDGKSLTKEEIEFFVNGYTHEEVPDYQASSLAMAIFFQDMNDEERAALTMSMVNSGEKIDLSDINGIKVDKHSTGGVGDTTTLVLAPLVAAVGVPVAKMSGRGLGHTGGTIDKLESVKGFNVEISEKDFIKLVNDNQVAVIGQSGNLTPADKKLYALRDVTGTVNSIPLIASSIMSKKIAAGADAIVLDVKTGSGAFMKTLDDAEALAHAMVRIGNNVGRNTMAIISDMSQPLGNAIGNALELKEAISTLKGNGPKDLTELVLTLGSQMVVLAEQATSLDEARQMLIDAIKTGKALNKFKTFLSNQGGDDSIVDSPEKLPSAKYQVEFKAKKDGYITEIIANEIGVASMMLGAGRQTKEDVIDLGVGIVLNKKVGEHVEKGENILTIHTNTKEIDDILYKLDNSITIESKGEAPTLIHKIITE from the coding sequence ATGAGAATGATTGACATCATAGAAAAGAAACGAGACGGTAAGTCATTAACAAAAGAAGAAATAGAATTTTTTGTAAACGGATACACTCATGAGGAGGTTCCAGATTACCAAGCTTCAAGTTTAGCTATGGCGATATTCTTTCAAGATATGAATGATGAAGAAAGAGCGGCATTGACAATGTCAATGGTTAACTCAGGAGAGAAGATCGACTTAAGCGATATCAATGGTATTAAGGTAGACAAGCATTCTACAGGGGGCGTCGGTGATACAACGACACTCGTTCTTGCCCCATTAGTAGCGGCAGTAGGTGTTCCAGTTGCAAAGATGAGTGGTCGTGGTCTAGGACATACGGGGGGGACGATAGATAAATTAGAATCAGTTAAGGGATTTAATGTTGAAATCAGTGAAAAAGATTTTATAAAACTTGTAAATGATAACCAAGTAGCAGTAATAGGCCAATCAGGCAATCTCACACCAGCTGATAAAAAATTATATGCACTACGGGATGTAACAGGGACAGTTAATTCTATTCCTCTAATCGCTTCGTCCATAATGAGTAAGAAAATTGCTGCTGGCGCAGATGCAATTGTTCTAGATGTCAAAACTGGCAGTGGTGCGTTTATGAAGACGCTAGATGATGCCGAAGCGCTTGCGCATGCGATGGTAAGAATTGGTAATAATGTAGGTCGTAATACGATGGCTATTATTTCAGATATGAGTCAACCTTTAGGAAATGCAATTGGTAATGCGCTCGAATTAAAAGAAGCTATCTCAACATTAAAAGGAAATGGGCCGAAAGACCTAACAGAGCTTGTGTTAACACTTGGTTCTCAAATGGTTGTCTTAGCTGAACAAGCAACATCTTTAGATGAAGCGCGTCAGATGCTAATCGATGCTATAAAAACAGGCAAAGCTTTAAACAAATTCAAAACATTTCTATCGAATCAAGGAGGAGATGACTCTATTGTGGATTCTCCTGAAAAGTTACCTAGCGCGAAATATCAAGTTGAATTTAAAGCTAAAAAAGATGGTTATATAACTGAAATAATAGCTAATGAGATAGGCGTTGCTTCAATGATGTTAGGCGCTGGTCGTCAAACAAAAGAAGACGTTATTGATTTAGGTGTAGGTATCGTGTTAAATAAAAAAGTAGGAGAACATGTTGAGAAAGGTGAAAATATTTTAACTATTCATACCAACACCAAAGAGATCGATGATATTTTATATAAACTAGACAATAGTATTACTATTGAGAGTAAGGGCGAAGCTCCAACCTTAATTCATAAAATAATAACCGAGTAG
- the deoC gene encoding deoxyribose-phosphate aldolase: protein MNKAKLIDHTLLKPDSTKEQIDTIINEAKAYQFKSVCVNPTHVQYASEQLKGTDVLVCTVIGFPLGATTTAVKSYETKDAINNGAQEIDMVINIGALKDGRFDEVQNDIEAVVQAANGKTVKVIIETVLLTEKEKIKACQLSEAAGAHFVKTSTGFAGGGATVEDVKLMKDTVGDRLEVKASGGVRNLEDFNNMIEAGATRIGASAGVQIIQGLESNTDY from the coding sequence ATGAATAAAGCAAAATTGATAGACCATACATTATTAAAACCTGATTCAACAAAGGAACAAATAGATACTATTATAAATGAAGCAAAAGCATATCAGTTTAAGTCTGTATGTGTGAACCCTACACATGTACAATATGCATCTGAACAACTTAAAGGAACAGACGTTTTAGTGTGTACTGTTATTGGATTTCCACTAGGTGCAACAACTACAGCGGTTAAATCTTATGAAACAAAAGATGCGATTAACAATGGTGCCCAAGAGATTGATATGGTGATAAATATTGGAGCACTTAAGGATGGCCGTTTTGATGAAGTGCAAAATGATATCGAAGCCGTCGTTCAAGCAGCCAATGGTAAAACAGTTAAGGTAATTATTGAGACTGTTTTATTAACTGAGAAAGAGAAGATTAAAGCATGTCAATTATCTGAAGCGGCAGGTGCACATTTTGTTAAAACATCCACAGGTTTTGCTGGTGGGGGTGCAACAGTTGAAGATGTAAAATTAATGAAAGATACTGTTGGTGATCGTTTAGAAGTAAAAGCGTCAGGCGGCGTGAGAAATCTAGAAGATTTTAATAATATGATTGAAGCGGGTGCTACACGTATTGGTGCTAGTGCCGGTGTGCAAATTATTCAAGGACTTGAATCAAATACTGATTACTAA
- a CDS encoding S-ribosylhomocysteine lyase, translating to MTKMNVESFNLDHTKVVAPFIRLAGTMEGLNGDVIHKYDIRFKQPNKEHMDMPGLHSLEHLMAENIRNHTDKVVDLSPMGCQTGFYVSFINHDDYDDVLNIIDQTLHDVLNASEVPACNEVQCGWAASHSLEGAKTIAQAFLDKREQWNDIYGEGK from the coding sequence ATGACTAAAATGAATGTAGAAAGCTTTAATTTAGACCATACTAAGGTTGTTGCACCTTTTATTCGTCTAGCCGGGACTATGGAAGGTCTTAATGGTGATGTCATACACAAATATGACATTCGTTTCAAACAGCCCAATAAGGAACATATGGATATGCCTGGTCTACATTCCTTAGAGCATTTAATGGCAGAAAACATTAGAAATCATACTGATAAAGTAGTAGATTTAAGTCCTATGGGTTGTCAAACTGGATTCTATGTTTCATTTATTAATCATGACGACTACGATGACGTATTAAATATTATCGATCAAACATTGCATGATGTGTTAAATGCTAGCGAAGTCCCAGCTTGTAATGAGGTTCAATGTGGTTGGGCTGCAAGTCATTCTTTAGAAGGTGCTAAAACAATTGCTCAAGCATTTTTAGATAAAAGAGAGCAATGGAATGACATCTACGGAGAAGGTAAATAA
- the deoB gene encoding phosphopentomutase: MTTPFKRIHLIVMDSVGIGEGPDAAAFNDEGSHTLKHTLEGFKQKLPHLEQLGLGNIAPLPVVSKVTHPGAFYTKLSEASVGKDTMTGHWEIMGLNIMQPFKVYPNGFPAELVKEIESMTGRKVVANRPASGTQIIDEWGEHQMKTGDLIVYTSADPVLQIAAHEDVIPLEELYEICEKVRELTKDPKYLIGRIIARPYVGEPGNFTRTSNRHDYALKPFGRTVMNSLKDSGYDVIAIGKINDIYDGEGVTEAIRTKNNMDGMDQLIEVVKKDFEGISFLNLVDFDALYGHRRDKEGYAQAIKDFDLRLPELMNHLREDDLVIITADHGNDPIAKGTDHTREYIPLLMFSPKIKDYHELSQDTTFSSIGVTIADNFNVELPKYEKSYLKEMGVEHQ, encoded by the coding sequence ATGACTACACCGTTCAAAAGAATTCATCTAATAGTTATGGACTCAGTAGGTATAGGCGAAGGTCCTGATGCAGCGGCATTCAATGACGAAGGATCACACACTTTAAAGCATACTTTAGAAGGATTTAAGCAAAAGTTACCACATCTAGAACAACTTGGATTAGGAAATATTGCACCGCTTCCTGTTGTTTCAAAAGTAACGCATCCGGGTGCATTTTATACCAAACTAAGTGAAGCTTCAGTAGGCAAGGATACAATGACAGGACATTGGGAAATTATGGGGTTAAATATTATGCAACCATTTAAGGTTTATCCAAATGGTTTCCCAGCAGAGCTTGTTAAAGAGATTGAATCAATGACTGGACGCAAGGTTGTAGCAAATAGACCTGCTTCAGGAACTCAGATTATTGACGAGTGGGGCGAACATCAAATGAAAACTGGAGATTTAATAGTTTATACTAGTGCTGATCCAGTCTTACAAATTGCTGCACATGAAGACGTGATTCCACTTGAAGAACTTTACGAGATTTGTGAAAAAGTTCGTGAACTAACAAAAGATCCTAAATATTTAATAGGGAGAATCATTGCTCGACCATATGTTGGTGAACCTGGTAACTTCACTAGAACTTCTAATCGACATGATTACGCGTTAAAACCATTTGGACGAACAGTGATGAATAGCCTTAAAGATAGTGGTTATGATGTAATCGCGATTGGTAAAATTAACGATATTTATGACGGTGAAGGCGTGACAGAAGCTATACGTACTAAAAATAATATGGACGGTATGGATCAATTGATTGAAGTTGTAAAAAAAGATTTTGAAGGTATCAGTTTCCTTAATTTAGTTGATTTTGATGCATTGTATGGCCATCGTCGTGATAAAGAAGGGTATGCTCAAGCAATTAAAGATTTTGATCTTCGTTTACCTGAATTAATGAATCATTTAAGAGAAGATGATTTAGTTATTATTACAGCTGATCATGGTAATGATCCAATTGCTAAAGGTACAGATCATACACGTGAATACATTCCACTTTTAATGTTTAGTCCGAAAATTAAAGATTATCATGAACTTTCACAAGACACGACATTTAGCTCTATCGGTGTTACAATAGCAGATAACTTCAACGTAGAATTACCTAAATATGAAAAAAGTTATTTAAAAGAAATGGGGGTTGAGCATCAATGA
- a CDS encoding M20 family metallopeptidase: MHNKQKILDFIENNKYDYVEISHRIHERPELGNEEIFASRTLIDQLRANRFEIETDIAGHATGFIATYDSDMTGPVIGFLAEYDALPGLGHACGHNIIGTASVLAAVALKEVVDEIGGKVVVLGCPAEEGGENGSAKASYVKAGVIDEIDVALMIHPGNETYRTINTLAVDVLDIKFYGRSAHASENADEALNALDAMISYFNGIAQLRQHIKKGQRVHGVILDGGKAANIIPDFTHARFYTRATSRKELDVLTEKVNQIARGAAIQTGCDFEFGPIQNGVNEFIKAPKLDDLFEKYATELGEEVIDDDFGYGSTDTGNVSHVVPTIHPHIKIGSRNLVGHTHRFREAAASLQGDQALIRGAKILALMGLELIENKPLLDEIIEEHTHIKGHVK; this comes from the coding sequence ATGCATAATAAACAAAAGATATTAGATTTTATAGAAAATAATAAATATGATTATGTAGAAATAAGTCATCGTATTCATGAACGCCCTGAATTAGGCAATGAAGAAATTTTTGCATCGAGAACATTAATTGACCAATTAAGAGCAAATCGATTCGAAATCGAAACGGATATTGCAGGACATGCAACAGGATTTATAGCAACGTATGATTCTGATATGACTGGACCGGTTATAGGATTTCTAGCTGAATATGATGCTTTACCTGGTCTTGGTCACGCATGCGGGCATAATATTATTGGTACTGCTAGCGTACTTGCTGCAGTAGCACTAAAAGAAGTCGTCGATGAAATTGGTGGTAAAGTAGTCGTTTTGGGATGTCCTGCTGAAGAAGGTGGGGAAAATGGCTCCGCAAAAGCTTCTTATGTTAAAGCAGGTGTCATTGATGAAATTGATGTAGCATTGATGATTCATCCTGGAAATGAAACCTATCGTACAATTAATACTTTAGCTGTGGATGTTCTAGATATTAAATTCTATGGACGTAGTGCGCATGCATCTGAAAATGCAGATGAAGCATTAAACGCTTTAGATGCAATGATTTCATATTTTAATGGTATAGCACAGTTAAGGCAACACATTAAAAAAGGACAACGAGTTCACGGGGTTATTTTAGACGGTGGTAAAGCGGCTAATATTATACCTGATTTTACACATGCGAGATTTTATACTCGAGCTACTTCACGGAAAGAACTTGATGTTTTAACTGAAAAAGTAAACCAAATTGCAAGAGGTGCTGCGATTCAAACTGGGTGTGATTTTGAATTTGGTCCTATCCAGAATGGTGTAAACGAATTTATCAAAGCGCCTAAACTTGATGATTTATTTGAAAAATATGCAACTGAATTAGGAGAAGAAGTGATTGATGATGATTTTGGTTATGGATCTACAGATACAGGTAATGTAAGTCATGTTGTACCAACTATACATCCACATATTAAAATTGGTTCTCGAAATCTTGTAGGACATACCCACCGCTTTAGAGAAGCGGCTGCAAGTTTACAAGGTGATCAGGCACTCATTCGAGGTGCAAAAATTTTAGCATTAATGGGACTAGAATTAATCGAAAATAAACCGTTGTTAGACGAAATAATTGAAGAGCATACGCATATAAAGGGGCATGTTAAGTAA
- a CDS encoding membrane protein — translation MKVLRFLLGLAFGTAGVLHFTRERQFRNIVPDYLPLQKTAVLVTGVIEIFFGIMLLIKRPASWLKKGINLFLLAVFPANIYMARKGLPLGDKELPKWALYSRLPLQFVLIKAIKKL, via the coding sequence ATGAAAGTTTTAAGATTCTTATTAGGACTAGCATTTGGAACAGCTGGTGTTTTACATTTTACTAGAGAGAGACAATTTAGAAATATTGTTCCAGATTATTTACCTTTACAAAAAACTGCTGTATTGGTAACAGGTGTTATAGAAATCTTTTTTGGTATCATGTTGCTTATTAAAAGACCAGCATCATGGTTGAAAAAGGGTATTAATTTATTCTTGTTAGCAGTGTTCCCAGCAAATATTTATATGGCTCGTAAAGGATTGCCATTAGGTGACAAAGAACTACCTAAATGGGCACTTTATTCGAGATTACCATTGCAATTTGTGCTTATTAAAGCCATTAAAAAATTATAA